One window of Zalophus californianus isolate mZalCal1 chromosome 3, mZalCal1.pri.v2, whole genome shotgun sequence genomic DNA carries:
- the OTOS gene encoding otospiralin → MKACLVLGLAFCLLLGPLAGAKPVQEEGGPYAELPAMPYWPFSTSDFWNYVQYFQTLGAYPQLEDMARTFFAHFPLGTTLGFHVPYQQD, encoded by the exons ATGAAGGCCTGCTTGGTGCTAGGGCTGGCCTTCTGCCTCCTGCTGGGACCTCTGGCAG gGGCCAAGCCAGTGCAGGAGGAGGGAG GCCCCTATGCCGAGCTGCCCGCCATGCCCTACTGGCCTTTCTCCACCTCTGACTTCTGGAACTACGTGCAGTACTTCCAGACCCTGGGGGCCTACCCCCAGCTTGAGGATATGGCCCGCACCTTCTTCGCTCACTTCCCCCTGGGGACCACGCTGGGCTTCCATGTCCCCTACCAGCAGGACTGA